AGATTTCCATACATCAAATGATAACATCTTCAAGCATGTTTGTGTAGAAGGcgacacaataaataaaacaaatggcaCAGGAGGTTTAGACAATCTAAACTGAGAAGCACAATGTcttgtgaaatatttcacaagaaaactAAATACTAAAGCAAGCACGCGAAAAATCTTCACTCACGTCCCCGCAGACAGCAACACAGGCTGACAAAACAGAACTGataaacaaaaatcacaatCTAATTACAGTGAGAGGAATAAGAGAATGACATTTATAATTCAATATAGTATTTGTATTTACAAGCATTTATACAACTGAGGACATTAAACGGGGGTTCAAGCTTATTACTATATTAGGACATGGAGCAGAACAATCAGATCATATAATGCACCAAATATAAACCTTGTAAACATCGCATCTCACCTTTTATCTCAGATATCAGTCAGATTAAGTTTCTATTTGACAGGTTCAGGTTATTATATTTGTCCTTACTTTAAGGCATAGGTATCAAGCTTAGGAGTGAGCCTCttataagattttattttaaataagcCAGATTTACTCAGGAGGTTTCACTCCAATGAGGAAAAACCTACTCGTCACAGCAAACCCCCAAGCAAAACGTCCCCACATGTCTCTGGATCAGCCCAGCTAGCTGTACAGTTATAAGATCTCCTCCACTCCGTGCGCAAAGATCATGACCAGGCCGGGCTCCAGGATCATATCCTCCCCCATATGCTGATTCTCACAGGCCATCACCACCACTGCCTGCTTGCCAGGGATACGCTTGGCAACATAGTTCTCATAGTAGCGCCTGTTCATCTGCCGTGTCTCAAGTGTGGCCAGTCCCTGCGGCCAGTTACGCTCGTGGGCGTTCTCGATCAGGTCGTTCACAATTGAGAGAGGACAGCCGCTGTCGATGAGGGAGCGTTTGATGACCGCCTGGAGCACAGCGTCAGGAGTGGAGATCATGCCACCCCAGCGTGtcactctggcaggctgcatgGAGTTCACCCACCTGAGGAAAAGATAAAACCACAAGAAAATTAGTGATTGAGCAGCAGCTCCCTGACAAAGTTGATAATAGAATACCAGGCAGGGGAGGGGATGAACTTTCACTTACTCCAAGATCTCATTGTACTCAATGCTCTCCTCGAGGTTTTGAAGGTTAGGGTTAGCACTGCGGATTGCTCTCATGTAGGCTTTTAGCAGCTGAATGTCCCGTTTCTGGAAATTAAAAGCATCATCTCCAGTGATGGATTTCACAAAATCCGGTATTCTGCCTTTAACTCAATTTTACTGGATTTTTGACAAATACTGATCCTCAATCGTTTCAGCTTCTTCAGATTCCAATCTAGCTATTAAGAATATATATTGTAATAGCAGTGCCTTATAGGGTTCTCCTTTTTTATATAACTGTATCAAGGCAAAACTCTCATATCAGGGTATTGTGGTCTCATGTCAgaatgacaacacacacagcattagacctgtgctaaaaaaaataaatattttttttaaatgatgaaaaggACTAAACTTAAGTTTAACCTTTTACTGACCAAGTCTGAATACTTTTTAGTCACATTACAATAAAGACTTTGTCTAATTCACCAGCAATATACTGAATTATATTAACTACTCAGTAGAAAACTGTCGATATAAAGTGGTTGTTATGTAAAAGAATATGCTCTTGGCTATTTCTAAACCTGTTCCACAGACATTtgtaaacaatatttttcataGATCAACAAGCAGGCAAAATGTTCTTACTTGTTCCCCCAACTGGTGTTTATGCTCAGCTACAGTTTTCTCCAGCTCTGAAATCTttgtctgttgctgctggacGACGCTCCGCAAGTGTTTGATGCAGTTATGATTGGGCACCTCATCTTTGGGCATCTCAAGCCTGCAAGAGCGGGGGAGGTAAATAACAGGATAAAAAATATAGGATTTAATACCATAGCATAAAGAGGACAGGTCATACATTTTTTGCAAAaccatttatttataatattttagagcacaaatatttaataattactATTATAATTCATTTTGGTTGAGCAACTGTTATGTTCTGATTAGCTACACCTGTCACTTGAGACTTGTGAAATTCTGAATGCAGCGTACATTTTCTGCCAAATGGAAGCCACTCACCCACATCCCTCCTCACAGTTGACAGGCCTTTTGGGGTTGTGCTCACAGTCCTTGAGGTGTGACTGCAGCTGGTCCAGCCGTAGTGTTGCTGTACAGCCAAAACCTGCATTGTCACAGCTGATCTGAAGTTTGGACAGCATGTTGCGCATGATGCGGGGCACAGGCCGGAGGTGAGCTAGCGTCACTACAGTGCGGTCAACTGGACAGATCTGCTGCTGGGCAAACCACTGTGTAATACAGGCATTGCAGAAGGCATGCTCACAGTGTGGAGcctgaaatgaaaatgagcaagctcaaaacattacaaatttgaaaaacacTGATAGAATTAAGGGTGGGTAATCTTTCAGACAGGGACTTGCCTGCACTGGTTCTTCAAGCACTCCACTACATATAGGACACAGTAGGTCTTCATCCACCTCCCCTTGGAACCTCGTAACGTCGTACCCCATGGTACATTACTGGGACCTACAACCTCCTGAGCAACACACAACCAAGCAAATTAGGTTTTCAGACAATTGAACTGCACCAATATATGACTGTAGATATTTCACACATACTTTCAGCCTACCTCACTCACAAAAGGCCTCAAATGCTTCCATTCAGCTCTTGATGTAGTGCTGATACGTCATATCTGGCAGAAATAATCTGTCTGGCGAGAGACACAGACACTCCctgcaaaaaaattatattattcacACTGgttatttagttttcaaaagACTATTGGGTAGCTGATGGCTAGATCGAGCTGAGTTATGCTAGGTAATATAGCCCCACATTATgaatacaataataatgcagATTACCTACAGACATATTTAAATGGCCGAGAGATCAGTGATTTTCAAGCTTCCTCGTCATAATCAGACACAAACTACACTAGTGTTTACTAGGACGACTCCATAAAATGGTATAACGAGGGGAATATCGCTATCTAATACACatattttgtcttattattaAATCAAAGTAAAGGCACAATGACTCAAGAAATAGGAGCAAACAGCCATATTTATACACATCGCCCCAAAGCGATGTCCTTGATCCACAACGTAGTGTGGTTTTCTAACGGTATCCTCGTCATGTAAAACGGTACCAGCAGAGCTCCAACATCTGAGGAGGGCATCCTGTTATCCCAGCTGACTGGTGGTTGACCTAATTTCAGCGAAAGCAGCACATACCGGTCTAGAGACGATTTACAGATCCTTTTCCTCCCATTGCACTCAGCATGCCTTGCAAGCAAGCTAACCCtccatgctaacgttagctacgtGTATGATGTTATTTCGCTGTTAACATTACACAAAATTGTGTGGTTTATGGCGAGCTAAACTGATGTCATCTtgaagaaataacaaaatgcTTGAGTTCATATGTCAGTATAGCCTGATCGTCATGACTTAAATGTTGCTAACGCTCGCTAACTATATAGCACTGGTAGCGCGTACGGTACCGTTGGTTTCCTCAGGATATTAGCCATCAAGCTAACCAGACAGACCTCAGTCTGGGAAAACTACACCAACAAATGGCTGTTTACAATCAGCCACATTGGAGAAAAACATTATAACTGACTGATATACTTACTTGAACATGTAGTAAAACGGACCCAAATCACGATGTTTATGTATTTTCGGACGTCCTACTGTAACTAGTAGCTCGCTAGCCACGTCCTGTGCTACATCCTACACTTCTGTTTCGTCGATACGCAGGCGGGTGGGGACGTCATGACGTACAACTGGAGCTTTTGATTGGTCcgtaaaatcaatcaatcatctgTTTTACTCCAAACAATGtgctaaaatatttatttaaatgaccATATGATAAAACAAATCCCCTAAAATTAACAAGAATAACCACTGAAATATCATTTGTTGTATTCATGACAtacaaatattgaaaataaaagattcattatttaatttctaAATAATAAATCACATGTTACACTCAGACCTATTGACATTTCTCAGCAAATGAATACCAGTACAACTCCATGATAACCTGTGGGTATCTGAATGAAATGTGGGATTCATTTATATAATTTGTGAAAGTGTGCATTTTCTCAATCATTTAATCACTTCCAACACAGGTATGAAATGCCTCTTTCACAGCCATGCACTGTTGCAATGCTCTCTATGTGGCAGAAGGTAAACAGGATGGGCATGAACAGCAGCTAGCATGCAGAGTGTGTGAGAATATGGCTTAACAGAAGGAGTAGCACACTGAAAACAGTGTGATTGTATGTTTCAACACTGCCAAAAACCGACATCTTCACACTAGTGTTTTTGTAACCCTATATGGGCTTCACGCTCATTTGGTGTATGACACGTATCACACAATTAAAGTAATCATTCATTGCACtacataattattttcataattatttTACCTATTTGAGTATGGTTCAATATTTTGTCTGGGTGTCTGAGAAATATTACAAGGTACAGGGGAAAGAAAGGTGTGGACTATTTTGGATATGTATCTCCTGAAAGTTATAATCCCACTGATTTAAAACATGTTATTCTCTGAAACATGCCTGGTAGCACTACTAAATAAGgtgctgcaacaaacaattTTCCTCTGAGAAATCCAATCAAATTCTTTTCTTTGCTTCATCAGTCTCTATCAGTGCTTCATTTGAGTCAAGATAAACAAGAACATCTTTCAGttgtgacattttcacattgaGATGACGATTTAATTAaaactttttgttcttttctactGTATTCAGCTTCATGTAGCGCCTAGCTATTCCAGGGAATTCAACATAACTAATTGGGGATAAAATGCGTGAATaccaatcagaatcagaatcagaaatactttattgatccccgtagggaaactctttgttccagtagctcttctttacgtcagtgcacacaggagaaaacgatattatacactataaacaggtcagaaataaattaagtaacatgttggtataagtataagataaactaagtgtcgagtaccaagtgggtttactggtagatggtgaagtacagtataaatacaatgtcactaattatgtaatacgAATACGAAACCTGTGACATGAAACATGGATCAATTGTCAACAAATAACTCCAGACTCAGGAAATATTTAGCAATAGCACTTTATTGAACACAAACAACCCTAAGCCACAATACTGAATGACAAGACCAATTGGCTGCagcaaacattttataaaatagaTTCAGGTTTAATGTcactaaattgttttttttttcttttaacgtCAGAAAGACAGATGCAGGTTTTTCCAAAACAGTGAATGATCTTttacatatttaacatttttgtaaCAAATTATCATTCACATGTTCACACAAAGGAATAACAAGGCAAAGTGCTTTCAGGATTGCATTGAAtcgaaaaaacaaacagaaaaatgaatgGCTTGAGGTTTAGGTGAGACAGTGGGTGGGTGAGGGGGAGTGGGGCTGGTCCTGTCCTGGATTCGGcatgggtgggtgggtgggtgggtggggggtaCCTGGTCAGAAAACCTCAAACCTTTCACCTGGTCCTGTACCCCTTTAAGTCAAACTGAAAGTAAAATATCAGGGCAGTGTGGAGACAGACGCCTATGTAGCAGAATTTGGTTCTGAGTGGACAGATGGATTTGAAGGCATACGGCTCGAGGGGCTCAAACTCGCCCTCATACAGAATTACAAATCCACCTTACTATCTTCCTTGTGACAACCTGTGGTATCATTACAACTGCAGGGAAATCAGTGGCTGACCCAGAATGAAGCTGTAAACGTTATCATAATGTGTACTATAGGGCTAGACAGGGAAGTATACGCACAAGAGGAAGCCAAAGAAACAGatggtgttaaaaaaaaagccaatgcaatggttatttattttcaaaaagatGAATCCTCTGACCATTCGCCACTGAATGTTAAAGGGGATAGACTATCATCATAATCTGCATCATAACATTGTCTGGCTTCACATTCCAGTGGTATTCTGTCATATAAATGCTTCtcataaatattttgttttcaacgTCAAAtagacatatacacatacagcacaACCAAGCGCACTTTTTATGTATAACTACCATTGCTTATGATAAATCTGTATTCCCGTACTGTgaatataccttttttttttttttttttttaatagtcaGAACAGGTGGAGAGACAAACAACACTCAAGGCTGCAAAACAAGGAGGTAGGAGAAATGCTACTGAAAAACAGCAAGTGATGCTAACATGATCGTTCACTTAAATAATCGTGAGAGACACCAGGCTTAGGTTCGACTTCTTGAACCACGCTAGTGCCAACAGTTGCTATTCCAGTCAAGCGCTTAAGGAGTGTGTAACAACTAACGTTACATTTTTCAcctgtattttgtaaaataatgtgtaatATTGATTTGACCACCAAATGAAGACATCACACAAAAATCGCAAAATTGTAAATAACATTTCCTCATAGCTCCAGATGCAGACTGGTGTAGCAGCTGTGGTGATTTACTCACTGAAGAAATCTTAGAGGCCCAAGCTGCCTTACAAAAAAATTTGAATCATGTCTTAACCCTATATATCCAGACCGGTCATATTTCTAAATTGGCTAATTTTAACAGAGTTAACTTCATTGGTCCTGTTGTCATCACAGGTCTGGAGACCACGCTGCTGGTGATGGCATTGACTCCTTTACACACAGTAGAATAGTATATTTGCAGATTTGTAAATGAGGTAATCAGCGTTAGGCTAAATAGGGAACCCTGTCATTGACACACATGCCCACTTCATTCACCAGCAAAGCAAAAAAGATTTCCTCAATCAGCAGGACAGGACTGTGGAAACTGAAATCAACTTTGGAATGCAGAGGagccaactttttttttttgtgaaggtGCACTATGAAACTATTTGATTGTAACTCATCACATGCCCTGATTCAGAGTCCTTCCCCTCATGACATGGGCTCCTTTGTATTTCCCCAGATAAGCCACTCAAAGTAAAACAGGCAACCCATTATCTTTCATCTTTTTAGTTTGGAATGAATTAAGGCTGCCTCAGCAGCAGATCAATGCCTGCTTTAAGTCCAGCTGTGAGAGGATTGTTAATAGCTTGTGAGTTGCAATGAGGTGGCAACATCTACAGTGAAGCggactaaaaataaaaatatgaaaagggACAACCACTACTAAAATGTCACAGAACATGCAGTATACATCCTTTCCTACAATAGGCTATTCCTAATAGCACATTCAAGGGGGCTCATAATGGGCAAATTCTCTGATATGGCTCTGCTTTGGAGTAATCAAGCTTTGTGTGAGACTACTTCCATCGTAGGAGTCGATAAGGTGCTCCATCAGAAGACTGCTGCCTTATTTCACCTGCACAAATACTTTGTGTCATTCAGTTCAACAGTAAACACTGGAAACTGTTTTGAACATTTGTTTTCCTTCGTGTAAATACCCGCCCCCCCCCCGAAGACACATCCTCTGCTggtgaaaacaaacagcacttTCAAGGGGAATGTTTCTCTAAAACCACAATCACAGGATCTCCAAGTAACAAATTCTGAAAACACATAGGCTATACAGTAGATATAAATCTCATGAGTTTCTTAACTGTACAAGCTTTAGGCTACACGCTGAAAAGGGAGGGGCACGTAAGGACCCTTAATGCTTAACATTGAAAACAAATATAAGGCATTTCATATTTCCTTTTATCCGCATACATCACTGACAGCAGGTCTAAATATTtttgagaaaacatttcattcaaGGAGGAAAAGGATGCATATACACATCTACacatgcaaatgaacatgtCTACCGGCTATAAAACCAGAAGTCCAAACCACAATACCATCAAAGTCCATccataagaagaaaaaaataaaataaaaataatgcacCTACTCAAATCTATCAGTTAACTTGTGCACAGTCCTTTCTCTGAGCAGGCAGCTTTTAAAGTTGGACATTGATCACAGTTTCAAGAATGGAATATCAAACACTCCACTATCAAATGCCACCTCTCTGAATACAAACAAGGAGGACCACTTGAAATCCTTCATTTGCTACAGACAAGTGACTTTTGGTGTTAACAATAAGGgcatattaaataatttttttttcaactgagGAAGCAATGATAAACAAAAGGTTATTGCACTTTTATCTTTTGTCTATTTCAAACGAGGTCAGCTTGAGAGAAGATGATTCATGCCTTAATGTCGTGGTAAGACAACAAATGTTACGTCACGTCTATAGTATGATCACACTGTTATTAACACTGCACACAGCTACTACTGCAACCCTACTTGTAGTCACTCTACCCTAAATAACACAGAACAATCTCTACAATCAATTTGCAACACAGTCACAACAAACAGTTTGCCTAAACTTGATCTTGAATGCAGGTATTGCATCATTTCACAACTTGGTTTGTATTGTGAAGTTACTAATCGTCGATGAATACCAAAGAGTTGAGAAGAACAATCAGAAGAAGCTCTGAAATTCCAGACAATGGTCTTTCTACAGTCAGTGTGTTACTGACAATCAAACCTCATGttttctacactcagaggagtctgGTGTTTTTACTCTCATCTTTGCCTAAATTTGGTCTACAGGCTCCTTCACGCCTTGGTGTTGGGAGAGCCAACTGAGCCCCGAGTTGCCTTCTTTGGATTTGTGCTTTCGTACTTTTGATCCCCATCCATTCAATGTTTGATGTGCCCTAAATCGCATAAGTAATGTGCAATTTATTCTGCCACCCAAAGGGAGCACTCAGTCACTGGAAATGTATCATGAAATCCAGACTAATACAGAAGGAGTTATTTaggcttttttcttcttcttataaTTCAGATCACATTGGTTTGAAATAATCTTACTCAGAGGGAATATGAGCCCATCTAGTGTAGTTGTGTACGTTCAGTGTAATTTCTTTTTCCCATTATAAGGCTTCGGGGAAATACAAATGGAAGACCGTACCTTGCGGtagtaataaataaaaggcACCATGCCACCACTGTGCTCGATACTACACAGGTCTTATTGGTGGGGGAAATTATTAACCAAGTGTTCAGGCAGGGAAGGCTGTCAAACTAGCATTAGTCATACAGTaaaattttattgttttgactTACAGAGGTAATGTTTTATAGCTACCTTCATTTCCCATCTTAAATTAGACTGTACCCTTCACCCTATATGACCTGCACCAGATAACAGACTTGTCTGTTGGGTGTAATGAAGACAAACATGTTGAAACAGGGCAACTATGCTTTTCTGTTCTAAAAAAAGGGACTTGTGCATGTTCAGGTTCGACATGCATATATTGAaaagtcactcacacacactataaGAGAGAAATCTACATGACTGGCATcaggaaaaacaagaagaaatcaCAGAGGATAAATGTCAGCGTCGTCACACAAAATATCACTGATGAGGTAAAACTGCAGGTCCAATATAAAGTACAAGGTGCAGTTGGCTGCCCCTTTGTAAGGTAGGAAACATGAGACATCTGCCGACACTAATCAAAACACTTCCGCATAGATACATCTCTGATTTAGGCTGGTTTAAGCAGAATTACACTACCTACGACAAGATGGATCACAAGATTTTAACTCTTTGTTAGCATAGCTGTACAAGCATTTTTCATAAGAATTTTCTTTCCATCAATATTTTTTTGAGGTACACCACTTTA
This sequence is a window from Siniperca chuatsi isolate FFG_IHB_CAS linkage group LG10, ASM2008510v1, whole genome shotgun sequence. Protein-coding genes within it:
- the rnf41 gene encoding E3 ubiquitin-protein ligase NRDP1, which translates into the protein MGYDVTRFQGEVDEDLLCPICSGVLEEPVQAPHCEHAFCNACITQWFAQQQICPVDRTVVTLAHLRPVPRIMRNMLSKLQISCDNAGFGCTATLRLDQLQSHLKDCEHNPKRPVNCEEGCGLEMPKDEVPNHNCIKHLRSVVQQQQTKISELEKTVAEHKHQLGEQKRDIQLLKAYMRAIRSANPNLQNLEESIEYNEILEWVNSMQPARVTRWGGMISTPDAVLQAVIKRSLIDSGCPLSIVNDLIENAHERNWPQGLATLETRQMNRRYYENYVAKRIPGKQAVVVMACENQHMGEDMILEPGLVMIFAHGVEEIL